DNA sequence from the Methanolobus psychrophilus R15 genome:
TACGTATGTCTGGTGGATCTCGTCGCTTATGCCATAAAGGATACCCACAATGAAAGCAAAAGGAGCTGCATACTTACTCATAACAGGATTGTCCGAGTGCCTGAAGGTCATGTGCAGAAAGACACCCAGTCCAAAGTAGAGGAACATGTGGGCGACCTTGTCCTTATGCAGATAGGCATATTCCACAAGATCCGTGACAAAATAGATACCTGCACCTTCAAGGAGATCCTGGATGGCGTACATCAGCGGTATCTTGAAGATATGTGTAGGCACCTGGATGTCAGACCGTGATGACAGGTAGAATATCATTGCAGCATATGCAATGGTAATTGACAGGAAGATGTACTTCTTGTTGTTCCTGTAATCAAAGCTCAATACCTTGTTAATGATATTAAGGAAACCCCTTACCAGGAGAAGCACCCAGAGCACTATCCGGGCGACCAGTTTATTCTCTAATAGGCTTGGCATAGGATATTAGATAAACAGGCTTAATGTTAAAATAATTATCCCGCAATTTGCCCTCATTTTACCCACATTTTACCTACATTTTGCCCACATCTTCCCGTACTTTATCGGATCTTATCTCCTGCATGGCCTATACTGGCCTATGCCTGACCCGGCTTTTGCGCTTGAATAACCTCGATAAGTCCACTTCGCAGATCCACTTTCGGGGAATAGCCTGCCTTTT
Encoded proteins:
- a CDS encoding VanZ like protein yields the protein MPSLLENKLVARIVLWVLLLVRGFLNIINKVLSFDYRNNKKYIFLSITIAYAAMIFYLSSRSDIQVPTHIFKIPLMYAIQDLLEGAGIYFVTDLVEYAYLHKDKVAHMFLYFGLGVFLHMTFRHSDNPVMSKYAAPFAFIVGILYGISDEIHQTYVPGRTGSVHDVFANGLGLLLAQIILLSLILWGLQERRKRKHEKESTD